From one Pseudomonadales bacterium genomic stretch:
- a CDS encoding amidotransferase 1, exosortase A system-associated, with amino-acid sequence MCGIAGIFDLSGKRDMDAELISAMNQTQFHRGPDEGGLHLELGVALAHRRLSIIDLSSGQQPMFSEDRNICVVYNGEIYNFKALSEELKQKGYHFKTHCDTEVIVYAWQEWGEECVHHFRGMFAFAIYDQQKQSIFLARDRLGVKPLFYSLLPDNQLIFGSELKVLKAHPDLPRELNPQAVEDYFALGYIPEPATIYNRVYKLPPGHTLLLTRGEPVPGNVVAATREYWDIPFALSELTSEQALQDELLKKLKEAVDIRMVAEVPLGAFLSGGVDSSAVVAMMAQLQDDPVNTCAIGFDVKQFNETEFATQVAERYKTNHFEETVGSDDFDLIDQLADLYDEPYADSSAIPTYRVCQLAKKRVTVALSGDGGDENFAGYRRYRWHMNEEKLRSRLPLWLRRIVFGFLGKVYPKMDWAPKFLRAKSTFQSLARNSVEAYMHSVSLAKDEQREQLFSPGLKQKLQGYNAVNTFNRYAEKSPTKDPMSLIQYIDMKTYLVGDILTKVDRASMAHSLEVRVPLLDHKFVEWVSGLPASFKLKGQEGKYIFKKALEPLLPNDVLYRPKMGFGVPLANWFRGPLKERLRTRIVEGGLAKTGLFNQQYLEKLVSQHQSGVRDHSAVLWSLLMFEATTRGDHFEISP; translated from the coding sequence GTGTGCGGTATAGCAGGAATTTTTGATCTTTCTGGAAAGCGGGATATGGATGCCGAGCTGATTTCGGCAATGAACCAGACCCAGTTTCACCGCGGTCCCGATGAGGGAGGATTACACCTTGAACTGGGCGTGGCACTTGCACACCGTCGCCTGTCTATTATCGACCTGTCTTCCGGCCAGCAACCGATGTTTAGCGAAGATAGAAATATCTGCGTGGTTTACAACGGTGAAATCTATAACTTCAAGGCGCTTTCTGAGGAATTGAAGCAGAAGGGATACCACTTTAAAACACACTGTGACACCGAGGTGATTGTCTATGCGTGGCAGGAGTGGGGTGAAGAGTGCGTGCACCACTTCCGAGGCATGTTTGCCTTCGCTATTTATGATCAGCAAAAACAGTCAATTTTTCTGGCCCGTGACCGGCTGGGTGTCAAGCCACTGTTCTATTCACTTTTGCCCGACAATCAACTGATCTTCGGCTCCGAGCTGAAAGTGTTGAAAGCACACCCGGATCTGCCAAGAGAATTAAACCCCCAGGCAGTGGAAGATTATTTTGCCCTTGGTTATATACCCGAACCGGCAACGATCTATAACCGTGTTTATAAGTTGCCGCCAGGTCATACCCTGTTACTGACTCGTGGTGAACCCGTACCGGGCAATGTCGTGGCTGCAACCAGAGAATACTGGGATATTCCCTTTGCACTCTCGGAGCTCACCTCTGAGCAGGCACTGCAGGACGAATTACTGAAAAAACTGAAAGAAGCGGTTGATATCCGCATGGTGGCCGAAGTGCCGCTGGGTGCATTCCTCTCCGGAGGTGTAGATTCCAGCGCGGTAGTGGCGATGATGGCGCAGCTTCAGGATGATCCGGTCAACACCTGTGCGATTGGCTTTGACGTCAAGCAGTTTAATGAAACAGAATTTGCTACACAGGTGGCCGAACGCTACAAAACCAATCACTTTGAAGAAACTGTCGGCAGCGATGATTTTGATTTGATTGACCAGCTGGCAGATCTTTATGATGAACCCTATGCAGACAGTTCAGCCATTCCCACCTATCGTGTTTGCCAGTTGGCCAAAAAGCGGGTGACGGTAGCCTTGTCCGGTGATGGTGGTGATGAAAATTTTGCCGGGTACCGGCGTTACCGCTGGCACATGAACGAAGAGAAGCTGCGATCAAGGTTGCCGCTCTGGTTGCGTCGCATTGTGTTCGGTTTCCTGGGCAAGGTGTACCCGAAAATGGATTGGGCGCCGAAGTTTCTGCGAGCGAAGAGTACATTTCAGTCGTTGGCCAGAAATTCGGTAGAAGCTTATATGCACTCGGTTTCCCTGGCAAAAGATGAGCAGCGGGAGCAGCTGTTCAGTCCGGGTTTGAAGCAGAAATTGCAAGGCTACAATGCGGTGAACACCTTCAATCGCTATGCGGAAAAGTCGCCGACCAAAGACCCGATGTCGCTGATCCAATACATTGATATGAAAACCTATCTGGTAGGGGATATTCTCACCAAGGTGGATCGTGCAAGTATGGCTCACTCCCTTGAGGTGAGAGTGCCATTGCTCGATCACAAGTTTGTCGAGTGGGTGTCAGGCTTACCTGCCAGCTTCAAGCTGAAAGGGCAGGAGGGCAAGTACATATTCAAAAAAGCGCTGGAACCCCTCCTGCCAAACGATGTGTTATATCGCCCCAAGATGGGTTTCGGTGTGCCGCTGGCCAATTGGTTCAGGGGGCCGCTCAAAGAGCGTTTGCGTACACGAATTGTAGAAGGCGGATTGGCTAAAACAGGGCTGTTTAACCAGCAGTACCTGGAGAAACTGGTCAGCCAGCATCAGTCGGGTGTACGTGATCACAGTGCAGTGCTTTGGTCGCTGCTAATGTTTGAGGCGACCACCAGAGGCGATCATTTTGAGATTAGCCCGTAA
- a CDS encoding TIGR03088 family PEP-CTERM/XrtA system glycosyltransferase, with product MRTRQNGRKFPVKGDSQTPLVAHIIYALGTGGLENGLVNIINRAPRKRYRHAIICLTDADDFASRITAPGVEIIQLHKKPGHDIRLYWRLLKTLKRLKPVIVHTRNLTSLEMQALTFFLPGVRRIHGEHGRDIHDLDGSNRKYNFLRKVFRPFIHCYIAVSHDLGQWLKTVVGVPSEKVKQIYNGVDIERFLPAAHKNAALLPANFLPRDAIVIGAVGRIAEVKNQRSLILAVDQVLKAKPELVDRLRVMLVGDGPLLAGIKTLVSDLRLSDIIWLPGDRTDIPQLLQQMDIFVLPSLAEGVSNTVLEAMATGLPVIATRVGGNPELVEEDVNGLLVDVDDSQQLAKALLKLIEQPELRQGLGQQGLKKVSETFNWQKTVAQYLAVYDEVLQTERKK from the coding sequence ATACGCACTCGACAAAACGGCAGGAAATTCCCGGTGAAAGGCGACAGTCAGACGCCTCTGGTTGCACACATTATTTATGCGCTAGGTACAGGTGGCCTTGAAAATGGTTTGGTTAACATCATTAACCGGGCACCTCGAAAGCGCTATCGGCACGCCATCATCTGTCTTACGGATGCAGATGATTTCGCCAGCCGCATTACCGCTCCTGGCGTTGAGATTATTCAGCTGCATAAAAAACCGGGGCACGATATTCGACTGTACTGGCGCCTGCTGAAAACCCTGAAGCGGTTAAAGCCGGTAATCGTTCATACCCGCAATCTGACATCACTGGAAATGCAGGCGCTGACATTCTTTCTGCCGGGTGTCAGGCGGATTCACGGCGAACACGGGCGGGATATCCACGATCTGGACGGTAGTAATCGCAAATACAACTTTTTGCGCAAGGTATTCAGGCCGTTTATTCACTGCTATATAGCCGTCAGCCATGATTTGGGCCAGTGGTTGAAAACCGTTGTGGGCGTGCCTTCTGAGAAGGTGAAACAGATTTACAATGGTGTGGATATCGAGCGATTTCTGCCTGCTGCGCATAAAAATGCCGCGTTGTTACCCGCCAATTTTCTTCCCCGGGACGCTATTGTTATCGGAGCTGTTGGCCGAATTGCCGAGGTCAAAAATCAACGGTCGTTGATTTTAGCCGTTGATCAGGTTCTCAAGGCAAAACCGGAGCTTGTCGACAGGCTAAGGGTTATGCTTGTGGGGGATGGGCCGCTGCTTGCCGGGATTAAGACGCTGGTGTCTGACCTTCGCCTGTCCGATATTATCTGGTTACCCGGAGACAGGACCGATATCCCGCAACTACTTCAGCAAATGGATATCTTTGTATTGCCTTCACTGGCTGAAGGCGTATCCAATACGGTTCTGGAGGCAATGGCGACCGGTTTGCCCGTGATTGCTACCAGAGTGGGTGGTAATCCGGAGTTGGTTGAGGAAGACGTCAATGGCTTGCTGGTTGATGTGGATGACAGTCAGCAGCTGGCCAAAGCGCTTTTGAAACTGATTGAGCAACCGGAGTTGCGGCAAGGACTTGGGCAGCAGGGGCTTAAAAAAGTCAGCGAAACATTTAACTGGCAGAAAACGGTTGCACAGTACCTCGCAGTTTATGACGAAGTGCTACAGACAGAGCGCAAGAAATGA
- the xrtA gene encoding exosortase A yields the protein MTDHRSTALSSQCDRERLFLFLSLALVVVMPAIFYSTASSMFHTWVMSETYTHGFLILPISIWLFWQRRSVLARMTPAPNFYVLILLLCAGVTWLLADLVDVLVAQQLAFVAILVLSFWTVMGNRITARVLFPLGFLFFAVPMGESLIPPMREYTATVLVALVKLVGIPVYRDGMFISLPSGNWSVVEACSGVRYIIASVTLGSLFAYLSYNSIGKRLTFIVISVLVPIVANGLRAFMIVMLGHFSDMTIAVGVDHLIYGWLFFGLVMFILFSIGLKWRDPETANSEKDDVGDESSPLVVASFGRIASAVISVLGVVAIWPLMSFALNQQPTVVSEEPLLVPASFQSWQTDSRSHWDWKPKTQGEDRLLVQTYLSADDERYVGLYLAQYIVQRQGKEVANVQNRLDPREFRHWRIAGQTTKEVAISSQLIQITELVLKGPTQELLVWHWYRVGDYYAKDKYSAKFSEAKARLFDGRRDAAIITIATPINGSRDLDQEIEAAGQSLASFLAESLSALEYALDKTAGNSR from the coding sequence ATGACTGATCATCGATCAACAGCATTGTCGAGCCAGTGTGACAGAGAGAGATTGTTTTTATTCCTCTCTCTTGCTCTGGTTGTGGTAATGCCTGCGATTTTTTACAGTACGGCCAGCTCCATGTTTCATACCTGGGTGATGTCTGAAACCTACACTCATGGCTTTCTGATTTTGCCCATTTCCATATGGTTGTTTTGGCAGCGACGATCAGTGCTGGCCAGAATGACGCCTGCCCCTAATTTTTATGTGCTGATTTTATTGCTGTGTGCCGGTGTGACATGGCTGCTGGCCGATCTGGTGGATGTGTTGGTAGCTCAACAATTGGCCTTTGTCGCTATTCTGGTGCTGTCTTTCTGGACGGTGATGGGCAACCGGATTACCGCGCGTGTACTGTTTCCTCTGGGCTTTCTGTTTTTTGCTGTACCTATGGGTGAGAGTCTTATTCCTCCCATGAGGGAATATACGGCGACAGTGTTGGTTGCTCTGGTCAAGCTGGTTGGGATACCGGTTTATCGGGACGGAATGTTCATTTCCCTACCCAGCGGGAACTGGTCGGTTGTCGAGGCCTGCAGTGGTGTTCGTTATATTATCGCATCCGTGACGCTGGGCAGTTTATTCGCCTATTTGAGCTATAACAGTATTGGAAAGCGGTTAACCTTTATTGTCATTTCCGTGTTGGTTCCCATTGTTGCAAATGGCCTGCGTGCTTTCATGATTGTTATGCTCGGTCATTTCAGTGACATGACAATCGCAGTAGGTGTTGATCATCTGATTTATGGCTGGCTTTTCTTTGGGCTGGTCATGTTTATTCTGTTCTCTATTGGTTTGAAGTGGCGCGATCCCGAGACAGCAAACAGTGAGAAAGACGATGTGGGCGATGAGTCGAGCCCCCTGGTAGTAGCCTCTTTCGGACGAATCGCATCAGCGGTGATCAGTGTGCTGGGGGTGGTGGCCATTTGGCCATTGATGTCTTTTGCGCTGAACCAGCAGCCGACAGTTGTCAGTGAAGAGCCGTTGCTTGTTCCGGCCAGCTTCCAGAGCTGGCAAACCGACAGCAGGTCTCACTGGGACTGGAAACCCAAAACCCAGGGCGAAGATCGGCTGCTGGTGCAGACGTATCTGTCTGCGGATGATGAACGGTATGTTGGGCTGTACCTTGCGCAATATATTGTTCAGCGGCAAGGTAAGGAAGTTGCGAATGTTCAGAACAGACTCGATCCTCGCGAATTTCGCCACTGGCGAATAGCTGGGCAAACGACAAAAGAAGTAGCCATTAGCAGCCAGCTTATTCAGATAACAGAGCTGGTCCTGAAGGGGCCGACTCAAGAGTTGCTGGTTTGGCACTGGTACCGGGTTGGTGATTATTATGCAAAAGACAAATACTCCGCCAAGTTCAGTGAAGCCAAAGCCAGATTGTTTGATGGTCGCCGCGATGCTGCGATCATTACTATTGCGACACCTATCAATGGAAGCCGTGATCTCGATCAGGAAATTGAAGCTGCGGGACAATCCCTGGCAAGTTTTCTGGCCGAGTCACTTTCAGCTCTGGAATACGCACTCGACAAAACGGCAGGAAATTCCCGGTGA
- a CDS encoding TIGR03087 family PEP-CTERM/XrtA system glycosyltransferase encodes MGTEKEPLLFLCHRIPYPPDKGDKIRSYHLLKYLCEHYRVFLAAFVDDDNDWQYTSVVEGLCEDSCLVKLDPFRAKIRSLKGFFSGRPLSLPYYENSGLSGWVSQQRKQHKIERVVAYSSPMAQYVMADGASPTRKIIDFVDIDSDKWRQYEAKKHWPLSWVYRRESRTLLAVEKSIAKVFDASLFVSSAEADLFRQLAPEVKGKVDFYNNGVDTAYFSPDTELLNPYPDGARVLVFTGAMDYWPNVDAVEWFASDIFPRLLEKHPEIRFYIVGSKPTDAVLQLGKKPGVVVTGRVEDVRPYLKYALAAVAPMRIARGIQNKVLEAMAMAKTTLVTGPGLEGILAEHGKHVVLADTESELIQFAEKIINGEYVEIGPQARLKVMNDFNWAENLPLVGELLESSVRTQG; translated from the coding sequence ATGGGCACTGAAAAAGAGCCACTGTTATTTCTTTGTCATCGTATCCCGTATCCTCCTGACAAGGGTGACAAAATACGCTCCTACCATTTGCTGAAATACCTTTGCGAGCATTACCGGGTATTTCTGGCTGCGTTTGTCGATGATGACAATGACTGGCAATACACATCTGTTGTCGAGGGGTTGTGTGAGGATAGTTGCCTGGTCAAGCTGGATCCTTTCCGGGCGAAAATAAGGAGTCTGAAAGGGTTCTTCAGTGGTCGCCCTCTGTCCTTGCCCTACTATGAAAACAGCGGCCTGTCTGGCTGGGTAAGTCAGCAACGCAAACAACATAAGATAGAGCGGGTAGTGGCTTATTCGTCTCCCATGGCACAGTACGTTATGGCTGATGGTGCCAGTCCGACCAGAAAAATCATCGACTTTGTCGATATAGATTCCGATAAATGGCGCCAGTATGAAGCGAAAAAACACTGGCCCCTGAGTTGGGTTTATCGTCGCGAATCCAGAACACTGCTTGCCGTCGAGAAGTCTATTGCAAAAGTCTTTGATGCCAGCCTGTTTGTTTCTTCGGCAGAAGCTGACTTGTTCAGGCAACTGGCGCCAGAGGTGAAAGGCAAGGTCGACTTTTATAATAATGGTGTGGATACCGCGTATTTCAGTCCGGACACCGAGCTGCTAAACCCCTACCCGGACGGAGCACGTGTACTGGTGTTTACCGGGGCGATGGATTACTGGCCCAATGTGGATGCGGTTGAGTGGTTTGCCAGTGATATCTTCCCCAGATTGTTGGAGAAGCACCCTGAGATCAGATTTTATATTGTGGGCAGCAAGCCGACCGATGCAGTATTACAGTTAGGCAAAAAGCCGGGGGTGGTAGTAACAGGTCGGGTTGAAGATGTTCGCCCCTACCTGAAGTATGCTCTCGCAGCGGTGGCTCCCATGCGAATTGCACGAGGTATCCAGAACAAGGTTCTTGAAGCCATGGCAATGGCAAAAACAACGCTGGTGACAGGCCCGGGTCTGGAAGGGATCCTCGCAGAGCATGGGAAGCATGTGGTTTTGGCTGACACAGAAAGCGAATTGATTCAATTTGCTGAAAAAATTATTAACGGCGAATACGTGGAGATCGGTCCTCAGGCGCGTTTAAAAGTCATGAATGACTTTAATTGGGCAGAAAACCTGCCGCTGGTAGGCGAACTTTTGGAGAGCTCCGTGCGCACACAGGGATGA
- a CDS encoding FemAB family PEP-CTERM system-associated protein yields the protein MTHVVHQLYETDCSRWDDYVNRADSSTFFHLSGWAKVLKRAFGHTTYFLFSEKAGRIEGVLPLAHVKSRLFGSNLTSTPFCVYGGIVADNEEAASSLREAACRLAEQLNVDALELRNTKSSEPGWPTKDLYSTFRKEMDSDHDVNMKAIPAKQRAMVRKGINAGLISEPDEGSDRIYRVYSESLRNLGTPVFSRKYFRILREEFGDDCKVLMIQHEGQDIAGVMSFYFKDEVLPYYGGSLAIARNIKGVNDFMYWELMRRSVDEGLRIFDFGRSKNDTGAFKFKKNWGFEPAPLYYQYYLVKSTEIPEVNPMNPKYQFFIKSWKKLPVCISNRVGPFLAKSLG from the coding sequence ATGACGCATGTAGTTCATCAACTGTATGAAACCGATTGTTCGCGGTGGGACGATTATGTAAACCGCGCAGATTCGTCAACTTTCTTTCATCTATCAGGGTGGGCAAAGGTGCTTAAACGGGCGTTTGGGCATACCACCTATTTTCTTTTTTCAGAGAAGGCGGGGCGAATCGAAGGTGTTTTGCCTCTGGCGCATGTCAAAAGCCGGTTGTTTGGAAGTAATCTGACTTCCACACCGTTTTGTGTGTATGGGGGCATCGTTGCCGACAATGAAGAGGCAGCGTCCTCTTTGCGAGAAGCCGCATGCCGACTGGCTGAACAGTTGAATGTTGATGCTCTCGAGTTAAGAAATACAAAATCATCAGAACCCGGCTGGCCCACCAAAGATCTGTATTCTACTTTTCGCAAGGAGATGGATTCTGATCATGATGTGAACATGAAGGCCATTCCGGCAAAACAGCGGGCCATGGTGAGAAAGGGCATAAACGCCGGATTAATCAGTGAGCCTGATGAGGGCTCAGACAGAATTTATCGGGTTTACTCAGAAAGCCTGCGCAATCTCGGAACACCGGTTTTTTCCCGGAAATATTTTCGAATATTGCGGGAAGAATTTGGTGATGATTGCAAGGTGCTCATGATTCAGCATGAAGGTCAGGATATTGCCGGGGTCATGAGCTTTTATTTCAAGGATGAAGTGTTGCCTTATTATGGAGGCAGTCTTGCTATTGCCCGCAATATTAAAGGCGTGAATGACTTTATGTATTGGGAGTTGATGCGGCGTTCAGTGGATGAAGGGCTGCGCATTTTTGATTTTGGACGCAGTAAAAATGACACCGGGGCTTTCAAGTTTAAAAAGAACTGGGGTTTTGAGCCGGCACCACTTTACTACCAGTACTATCTGGTGAAATCCACGGAAATACCGGAAGTCAATCCGATGAACCCGAAGTATCAGTTCTTTATCAAAAGCTGGAAAAAGCTGCCTGTATGTATTTCAAATCGGGTTGGCCCCTTTCTGGCAAAGAGTCTTGGGTGA
- a CDS encoding DUF3473 domain-containing protein: MSVDVEDYFQVSAFENCVSKEDWGKLPCRVEANVERTLQLFDEKNVKATFFTLGWVAERYPHLVRKIVSGGHELASHGWEHTRVTQQDKVSFREDVTRTRGFLEDLSGEQVKGYRAASYSICASNLWALDVLADAGYQYSSSTVPIKHDLYGLPGGPRFAFRAAQNRLLEIPITTINLAGRNINCGGGGWFRLFPYSFSRWAMRQVNNKDQQSGIFYFHPWEVDPDQPRLTHASRRSKFRHYLNLKKMQPRLSRLMDDFSWGRVDEIFLGNDRELSQYQEWSADDACSSSTV; encoded by the coding sequence ATGTCAGTGGATGTGGAAGACTATTTTCAGGTCTCTGCATTCGAGAATTGTGTCAGTAAAGAAGACTGGGGCAAATTGCCTTGTCGCGTGGAAGCGAACGTAGAGCGCACCTTACAGCTGTTCGATGAGAAAAATGTGAAAGCGACATTTTTTACGCTGGGCTGGGTGGCAGAGCGCTACCCTCATCTGGTCAGGAAGATTGTGAGTGGCGGTCATGAGCTGGCCAGCCATGGTTGGGAGCACACGCGCGTCACCCAACAGGATAAGGTTTCATTCAGAGAAGACGTAACACGGACCCGTGGTTTTCTGGAGGATCTTTCCGGAGAGCAGGTGAAAGGTTACCGTGCTGCCAGTTATTCCATATGTGCGAGCAATCTGTGGGCTCTGGATGTACTGGCCGATGCGGGTTATCAATACAGCTCCAGTACAGTGCCCATCAAGCACGACCTCTACGGGCTTCCCGGTGGGCCAAGGTTTGCATTCCGGGCAGCGCAAAACCGGCTTCTTGAAATACCTATTACCACCATCAACCTTGCCGGGCGAAATATTAATTGTGGTGGCGGTGGCTGGTTTCGGTTGTTCCCCTACAGTTTTTCCCGGTGGGCAATGAGGCAGGTGAACAACAAGGATCAGCAGTCGGGAATTTTTTATTTCCATCCCTGGGAGGTGGATCCCGATCAGCCCAGACTCACTCATGCCAGTAGACGGTCGAAATTTCGCCACTATCTCAACCTGAAAAAAATGCAGCCTAGACTATCGCGCTTGATGGATGATTTTAGCTGGGGTCGGGTGGATGAAATTTTTCTTGGTAACGATAGAGAGCTTTCGCAGTATCAGGAGTGGAGCGCGGATGACGCATGTAGTTCATCAACTGTATGA
- the wecB gene encoding UDP-N-acetylglucosamine 2-epimerase (non-hydrolyzing) — MKNNTPQILCVVGARPNFMKIAPIMRALSAPESGLIGRLLHTGQHYDKAMKTSFFDQLQIPEPDIDLGVGSGSHAEQTAEIMKRFEPELDKNRPDAVLVVGDVNSTIACALVAVKKGIPVIHVEAGLRSGDRSMPEEINRVLTDQISDLLFTTERSAEDNLVREGIARDKVYFAGNVMIDTLLFNLESAVSVKETVRHQCPGFLEKQEFSDYGLVTLHRPSNVDDEQTLRRLLSVLSEISQEIPLVFPVHPRTRQRITDFALDDMLSAGNFILLPPQGYREMLGLMKDARVVLTDSGGIQEETTALGVPCITLRESTERPITAEEGTNTVVGTDREKIMVAYREVMETGGKVGRAPEFWDGKAAERIVEVLKSWLNSHQARGLKSEQQEKAKT, encoded by the coding sequence ATGAAGAATAACACGCCACAAATTCTCTGTGTTGTCGGCGCACGCCCAAATTTTATGAAGATCGCCCCCATCATGCGTGCATTGAGTGCACCTGAATCGGGTCTGATTGGCCGGTTGCTCCACACGGGTCAACACTACGATAAGGCCATGAAAACTTCTTTTTTTGACCAGCTGCAGATCCCCGAACCGGATATTGATCTCGGTGTGGGTTCCGGCTCTCATGCCGAGCAAACGGCGGAAATAATGAAGCGTTTTGAGCCGGAGCTGGATAAAAATCGTCCGGACGCTGTTTTGGTGGTAGGTGATGTGAACTCCACAATCGCCTGTGCCCTGGTGGCGGTGAAGAAAGGTATTCCCGTGATTCACGTTGAAGCAGGGCTTCGCAGTGGAGATCGCTCCATGCCCGAAGAGATTAATCGGGTCTTAACTGATCAGATTTCAGATTTGCTGTTTACCACGGAGCGCTCCGCTGAAGACAATCTTGTCCGCGAGGGTATTGCTCGTGACAAGGTTTACTTCGCGGGGAATGTGATGATTGATACCCTGCTGTTTAATCTGGAATCTGCGGTATCAGTCAAAGAAACGGTTCGCCACCAATGCCCCGGTTTTCTGGAGAAGCAGGAATTTTCTGATTATGGCCTGGTAACGCTGCATCGACCCTCGAATGTGGATGACGAACAAACGTTACGGCGTTTATTGAGTGTGCTATCTGAGATTAGCCAGGAAATACCACTGGTTTTTCCCGTACACCCCAGGACTCGGCAGCGGATTACAGACTTTGCTCTGGATGACATGTTATCAGCAGGAAACTTTATCTTGTTGCCGCCCCAGGGTTATCGCGAGATGCTGGGGTTGATGAAGGATGCCAGAGTGGTGCTGACCGATTCCGGCGGTATTCAGGAGGAAACGACGGCGCTTGGCGTACCCTGTATCACGCTTCGTGAAAGTACAGAGCGACCGATTACGGCTGAAGAGGGAACGAATACGGTTGTTGGAACGGATCGTGAAAAGATCATGGTTGCTTATCGGGAGGTTATGGAAACCGGAGGCAAGGTTGGTCGTGCACCAGAGTTTTGGGATGGCAAAGCGGCAGAAAGAATCGTTGAAGTTTTAAAATCCTGGTTAAACAGCCATCAAGCCAGAGGCCTCAAAAGTGAGCAGCAGGAAAAGGCGAAAACGTGA
- a CDS encoding TIGR03016 family PEP-CTERM system-associated outer membrane protein has protein sequence MITFKQKPLAQAIQWCFIISAACFPLAALSGDWENSASVSVGGVYTDNVGLDEEGEESEFITVLTPSFTIKGEGRRASLDAVASFQFNDLDGDADNFNPQGRVNAEVELLEDFFFVEGAARVGQTVINPFAAAGNQLNATGNVTTTYDYSVTPYVVHRFKQFAEFRMEYSYDEQSYKGGALADSTSDSAEVSLSSGPDFTRLSWRLLGEYDETTFEDDPSQPTRDADNERTSASLRLGYQLSRKWQVNGTVGEEWNTYETFDTIDIDDSFWDVGLRWTPTERTIVEAGYGERYFGSTPRFSIEHRTRRTTFSVDYVRSLTDTRSERGNFTPFLAQDAFGNDIDPELAEALRTLLDSTTFEDQGIFVNESLDSSFAVRGKRTTVTFSARRSKQVRQDINTDVLFQSYGISADRKLSSDLSVDSRVSWQSQEDGAGLKFDTFHISFGLSRQLGENTDVELRYSYSERDSDRLNDTYDENRISLQFSLAL, from the coding sequence ATGATAACGTTCAAACAGAAGCCCCTGGCTCAGGCAATCCAGTGGTGTTTCATCATCTCTGCTGCCTGCTTTCCGTTAGCCGCATTATCTGGCGATTGGGAGAACAGTGCCAGTGTCAGCGTCGGTGGTGTTTATACGGATAACGTCGGGCTGGATGAAGAGGGTGAGGAGAGCGAGTTTATTACTGTGCTTACCCCCTCGTTCACAATAAAAGGTGAAGGTCGGCGGGCAAGCCTTGATGCTGTCGCCTCTTTCCAGTTCAACGATCTTGATGGCGATGCGGATAACTTCAACCCTCAGGGCCGCGTTAATGCAGAAGTTGAACTGCTTGAAGACTTCTTTTTTGTTGAGGGCGCTGCCCGGGTGGGCCAGACAGTCATTAATCCCTTCGCTGCAGCGGGTAACCAGCTGAATGCTACCGGCAACGTTACCACCACTTATGATTATTCCGTGACTCCCTACGTTGTGCATCGCTTCAAGCAGTTCGCTGAGTTCAGAATGGAATATTCCTATGATGAGCAAAGCTATAAAGGAGGAGCACTGGCTGATAGCACCAGTGATTCGGCAGAGGTTTCACTTAGCAGTGGCCCTGATTTCACCAGATTATCCTGGCGACTGCTCGGCGAGTACGACGAGACAACATTTGAGGATGACCCTTCCCAGCCAACAAGGGATGCTGACAACGAGCGCACCTCAGCCAGCTTGCGCCTGGGCTATCAGTTGAGCCGGAAGTGGCAGGTCAATGGTACGGTGGGTGAGGAATGGAATACCTACGAGACCTTCGACACAATTGATATTGATGACAGCTTCTGGGATGTTGGTCTTCGCTGGACGCCTACCGAACGAACGATTGTGGAAGCTGGATATGGTGAGCGATACTTTGGTTCCACTCCCCGCTTCAGTATTGAGCATCGCACCAGACGCACGACTTTTTCGGTCGATTATGTTCGCTCGTTGACAGATACCCGATCAGAGAGGGGTAATTTTACCCCGTTCCTTGCCCAGGACGCATTTGGTAACGATATTGACCCCGAGTTGGCAGAAGCTCTCCGGACCTTACTGGACAGTACTACTTTTGAAGACCAGGGTATCTTCGTCAATGAAAGCCTGGACAGTTCATTTGCTGTGCGTGGAAAACGTACCACTGTGACTTTCTCTGCACGTCGTTCAAAGCAGGTACGGCAGGATATCAATACCGATGTGTTATTTCAGTCTTATGGTATTTCTGCAGACCGAAAACTCTCTTCGGATCTTTCAGTTGATTCCAGAGTCAGCTGGCAGTCGCAAGAAGATGGCGCCGGGCTGAAATTTGATACCTTCCATATTTCCTTTGGTCTTTCCAGGCAGCTGGGTGAAAATACTGATGTTGAGTTGAGGTACAGTTATTCAGAACGAGACTCGGATCGGTTAAACGATACTTACGATGAGAACAGAATCAGCCTGCAGTTTTCGCTAGCCCTTTAG